The following are encoded in a window of Candidatus Binataceae bacterium genomic DNA:
- the lpxA gene encoding acyl-ACP--UDP-N-acetylglucosamine O-acyltransferase: MSNPTNAAPRIHSSSVIGAEVELAPGVEVGPFCLLEGRIKIGARTRLIGHVTILGDTEIGADNVIHPTAVIGDEPQDLAYTGSLRKVRIGDRNVFREGSTVHRGCEQGEITIVGDDNFVMHNAHIAHDCRIGNQIIVGGGTLLAGWVEVGDRALVSGNCVVHQFTRIGRLALTRGGSRMSRDIPPFCIVDGAHTLRAINSIGLRRAGIKTAAISALRRAFLALFGGRQNLKLAVDRLESSGPLSPEVAEMLAFIRASRRGVAFGPHQVRESEP; the protein is encoded by the coding sequence TTGAGTAACCCCACGAACGCTGCGCCCCGCATCCATTCGTCGTCGGTCATCGGCGCCGAAGTTGAACTAGCGCCGGGTGTCGAGGTTGGGCCTTTCTGTCTGCTCGAGGGCAGAATCAAAATCGGCGCGCGGACGCGGCTTATCGGCCACGTGACGATTCTCGGCGATACCGAGATCGGCGCCGATAATGTGATTCATCCTACCGCGGTGATCGGCGATGAACCGCAAGACCTTGCGTATACGGGTTCGCTGCGCAAGGTGAGAATCGGCGATCGCAACGTGTTTCGCGAAGGTTCTACTGTTCATCGTGGATGCGAGCAGGGCGAAATAACCATCGTCGGCGACGACAACTTCGTCATGCACAACGCGCATATCGCTCACGACTGCCGGATCGGCAATCAAATCATCGTGGGCGGCGGAACGCTGCTCGCGGGATGGGTCGAGGTCGGTGATCGCGCACTGGTATCGGGCAATTGCGTGGTCCATCAATTCACCCGCATCGGACGGCTCGCTCTGACCCGTGGCGGAAGCCGAATGAGCCGTGACATTCCCCCGTTCTGCATCGTTGATGGGGCCCATACCCTACGTGCAATCAATTCGATCGGACTACGTCGCGCCGGAATCAAAACTGCCGCGATCTCGGCCCTGCGCCGCGCGTTTCTCGCGCTATTCGGAGGGCGCCAGAATCTGAAGCTCGCGGTCGACCGTCTCGAGAGCTCCGGCCCGTTGTCACCTGAAGTCGCCGAGATGCTCGCCTTCATCCGGGCGAGCAGGCGCGGCGTAGCCTTCGGCCCCCATCAGGTCCGCGAATCCGAGCCGTAG
- a CDS encoding alkyl sulfatase dimerization domain-containing protein: MATNTSAHPDPLDPMMGQLEVIEPGLAMFHGFANVAFAYGRGDMIAVDTSSRQMGEMAVAAIRKVTDEPVTLIVYTHGHADHAFGTAAFIKDAAMRGYPRPRIWAHEDVTGRFRRYGRTEGWQAHINRLQFGIESPPGLFSEAFHIEPDLTYRGMQVLELMGEAIELHHAMGETDDASWVWMPLRRVAMVGDLIISSLPNTGNPNKVQRYTLEWAEALERIAARRPRYILPGHGSAYCGEERCEEVLRATAGALRFIHDEVVRRLNDGQWPVEIVEADIQLPPELAAKPFLAPIYGCTAFIVRDVIRRYAGWWSGQPSQLFPVTRREHARDLLALCGREALLDRARSLKDSSQLKRALAMAELAIDADPGDQEALRLNAEILEAIALTERSFIARNLFSGAGKKLLRGLTKQNAL; the protein is encoded by the coding sequence ATGGCAACAAACACGAGCGCGCATCCAGACCCTCTTGATCCGATGATGGGCCAGCTCGAAGTTATCGAGCCCGGTCTCGCGATGTTCCATGGCTTTGCGAACGTCGCTTTCGCTTACGGACGCGGCGACATGATCGCGGTCGACACCAGCTCGCGGCAGATGGGGGAGATGGCAGTCGCCGCGATTCGGAAGGTAACCGACGAGCCCGTCACGCTCATCGTTTACACCCATGGCCACGCCGATCACGCATTTGGCACCGCCGCCTTCATCAAGGATGCGGCAATGCGGGGCTATCCTCGACCCCGAATCTGGGCGCACGAGGACGTGACCGGCCGATTTCGGCGCTATGGACGCACCGAAGGGTGGCAAGCGCATATCAATCGGTTGCAATTCGGGATCGAGAGTCCACCGGGACTGTTCTCAGAAGCGTTCCACATCGAGCCGGACCTCACCTATCGCGGCATGCAGGTGCTGGAACTTATGGGTGAAGCGATCGAGCTGCACCATGCGATGGGCGAAACCGATGATGCGTCGTGGGTATGGATGCCACTGCGGCGAGTCGCGATGGTAGGTGATTTGATCATCTCCTCGCTTCCTAATACCGGCAATCCGAACAAGGTGCAGCGCTACACGCTGGAATGGGCCGAGGCTCTCGAACGTATCGCCGCGAGGAGGCCGCGCTACATTCTGCCCGGACACGGGTCCGCATATTGCGGTGAAGAGCGGTGCGAGGAAGTCTTGCGCGCAACAGCAGGTGCCCTGAGATTCATCCACGATGAGGTGGTGCGGAGATTGAACGACGGTCAATGGCCGGTCGAGATCGTGGAAGCCGACATTCAGCTCCCTCCGGAGTTGGCAGCTAAGCCATTCCTGGCTCCAATCTATGGATGCACGGCGTTCATCGTGCGCGATGTAATTCGCCGTTACGCCGGATGGTGGTCAGGGCAACCATCGCAATTGTTTCCAGTCACTCGGCGCGAGCACGCGCGCGACCTGCTCGCGCTCTGCGGACGTGAAGCGCTTTTGGACCGGGCTCGCTCGCTGAAAGATTCCAGCCAACTTAAACGCGCGCTGGCGATGGCCGAGCTGGCCATCGACGCGGACCCCGGAGATCAAGAGGCGCTGCGCTTGAACGCGGAGATTCTGGAGGCGATCGCACTCACCGAGCGTTCGTTCATAGCGCGAAATCTTTTCAGCGGGGCAGGGAAAAAACTGCTTCGGGGTTTGACCAAGCAAAACGCCCTGTAA
- a CDS encoding amidase, with protein sequence MADPLSDDTEITSLDALALGAAVKSRQLSCVEVMDAFLDRIELLNPSVNAIVSLQPRDLLRKQAQQRDAQLARGEPCGPLHGLPAAIKDLEPTHGISTTLGSPLFRDFVPRTDSIVAERIKRAGAILIGKTNVPEFGLGSHTFNPVFGTTFNAYDQSRTAGGSSGGAAVALALRMLPVADGSDHAGSLRNPAAFNNVFGFRTSFGRVPADWREVFMPSLSVHGPMARNLPDLALLLSVIAGYDARVPLSNRQDPSRFREPLKRELKGIRLAWLGDFGGYLPFEAGVLDLCRRALRSFEELGCVVEEARPVYPIDRVWQNWLKLRAWQVGAFLKEAYADPARQALIKPEAQWEIERGFKVSAYDIADASAVRSMWYQAVRAMFEKYDFLILPSAQVFPFDASLRWPREINGTAMDTYHRWMEVSIPITMSGCPALNVPAGFDARGLPMGIQIAGPNHAEMACMQLACAYDEATRWVSSRPPRLAG encoded by the coding sequence ATGGCCGATCCATTGTCCGACGACACCGAAATAACCTCCCTGGACGCGCTGGCTTTAGGCGCCGCGGTCAAATCCAGGCAGCTCTCGTGCGTCGAGGTCATGGACGCGTTCCTCGACCGCATCGAGCTGCTCAACCCGAGCGTCAACGCGATCGTCTCGCTGCAGCCGCGCGACCTGCTTCGAAAGCAGGCGCAACAGCGCGATGCGCAGCTGGCACGGGGAGAACCGTGCGGTCCGCTCCACGGTCTTCCAGCGGCAATCAAGGACCTCGAACCGACCCATGGTATCAGCACCACGCTTGGGTCTCCACTGTTCCGCGATTTCGTTCCGCGCACCGATTCGATTGTCGCCGAGCGGATCAAACGCGCGGGTGCGATCCTGATAGGCAAAACCAACGTTCCCGAGTTCGGGCTGGGGTCGCACACGTTTAATCCAGTCTTCGGCACAACCTTCAATGCCTACGATCAGTCTCGAACCGCCGGAGGCAGCAGCGGTGGCGCCGCGGTGGCTTTGGCTCTCAGGATGTTGCCGGTTGCGGATGGCAGCGATCATGCGGGCTCGTTACGTAATCCAGCGGCCTTCAACAACGTCTTCGGTTTTCGCACTTCTTTCGGCCGCGTTCCTGCTGATTGGCGCGAGGTCTTCATGCCCTCGCTCTCCGTCCATGGCCCGATGGCACGCAATCTTCCCGACCTTGCCTTGCTGCTCTCCGTAATAGCGGGCTATGACGCGCGCGTGCCGCTGTCCAATCGTCAGGACCCGTCACGGTTCAGAGAGCCGTTGAAACGCGAGCTGAAAGGCATCCGGCTGGCATGGCTTGGTGATTTCGGTGGCTACCTTCCATTCGAGGCGGGGGTGCTCGATCTATGCCGGCGCGCGCTGAGATCATTCGAGGAACTTGGATGCGTGGTCGAAGAAGCGCGTCCCGTCTATCCAATCGATCGGGTTTGGCAGAACTGGCTCAAGCTCCGCGCCTGGCAGGTAGGAGCGTTCCTCAAGGAGGCCTATGCGGATCCTGCGCGGCAGGCTTTGATCAAACCCGAAGCTCAGTGGGAAATCGAAAGGGGATTTAAAGTCAGTGCCTACGACATCGCCGATGCCTCAGCTGTACGCAGTATGTGGTACCAGGCGGTCCGCGCAATGTTTGAAAAGTACGACTTCCTGATTCTGCCTTCCGCGCAAGTGTTTCCTTTCGACGCTTCGCTGCGATGGCCGAGGGAAATCAACGGCACCGCGATGGACACCTATCACCGTTGGATGGAAGTCTCTATTCCGATCACGATGTCCGGGTGTCCTGCTTTGAATGTACCGGCCGGCTTCGATGCGCGCGGCCTGCCGATGGGAATTCAGATCGCGGGTCCCAATCACGCCGAAATGGCCTGCATGCAGCTCGCCTGTGCGTACGATGAAGCCACGCGCTGGGTCAGCTCGCGACCTCCGCGGTTGGCTGGCTGA
- a CDS encoding CoA transferase, which yields MESKGLLSGIRVIDCGTYIAGPASATVMSDFGADVIKIERPQGGDLWRLFSRLPGTAKADLDWCWILTNRNKRSVALDLADPAGREALLELVKKSDVFVTNYQALILKKFRLTWQDLRPLNERLIYAHLTGYGDRGEDADDPAFDALAYWARSGLMMSVVGRDGTPGGARPGMGDHPTAMSMFGAIMLGLYNRERTGRGSKVGTSLIASGAWANACDLQAKFLKAEFPQRAADGPPPNPLTAGYLAGDGKVFMLVQLDPEHEFPRLCTALGMPDLATSDLFVNDAARSKNAAELHALLQSQFESRDIPTLRKLFKQFDIKWSLLPQLDDVVADPQLRAAEAVIEIDHPTKRTIETINSPVFMEGVEKRTPTVAPEVGAHTREVLSEIGYSKEAIEKLIRSGAAASIG from the coding sequence ATGGAGAGCAAAGGTCTTCTTTCCGGAATTCGCGTCATCGATTGCGGCACCTACATCGCCGGCCCCGCTTCCGCGACGGTGATGTCGGATTTCGGCGCCGATGTGATCAAAATCGAACGCCCGCAGGGCGGCGATCTCTGGCGCCTGTTCTCACGTCTTCCCGGGACTGCGAAGGCCGACCTCGATTGGTGTTGGATCCTGACCAATCGCAACAAGCGCAGCGTCGCGCTTGACCTCGCTGATCCCGCCGGACGCGAGGCGCTCCTGGAACTGGTCAAAAAGTCAGACGTCTTCGTGACTAACTACCAGGCGCTAATTCTGAAAAAGTTTCGTCTAACCTGGCAGGACCTGCGGCCACTGAACGAGCGGCTCATCTACGCGCATCTCACCGGGTATGGCGATCGCGGCGAGGACGCGGACGATCCGGCCTTCGATGCGCTTGCGTACTGGGCGCGCTCAGGCTTGATGATGAGCGTGGTCGGACGGGATGGAACTCCCGGCGGCGCACGCCCGGGAATGGGCGATCATCCGACCGCGATGTCGATGTTCGGTGCGATCATGCTTGGGCTGTACAATCGCGAGCGCACCGGTCGCGGCTCGAAAGTCGGCACCTCGCTGATCGCGAGCGGCGCCTGGGCCAACGCTTGCGACTTGCAGGCGAAGTTCCTCAAAGCCGAGTTTCCCCAACGGGCCGCCGACGGACCACCGCCCAACCCACTCACCGCAGGGTACCTGGCGGGCGATGGCAAGGTCTTTATGCTGGTGCAGCTCGATCCGGAACACGAGTTTCCGCGCTTATGCACGGCGCTCGGGATGCCGGACTTGGCTACCAGCGATCTGTTTGTCAACGACGCGGCCCGCAGCAAGAACGCGGCGGAGCTCCACGCTCTTCTGCAATCACAATTTGAATCGCGCGACATCCCCACGTTGCGCAAGCTGTTCAAGCAATTCGACATCAAATGGTCACTGCTCCCCCAGCTGGATGACGTGGTCGCCGACCCGCAACTGCGAGCCGCAGAAGCCGTGATAGAAATCGATCATCCCACCAAGCGCACCATCGAAACGATCAACAGTCCCGTGTTTATGGAAGGAGTCGAGAAGCGCACGCCCACGGTCGCCCCAGAGGTTGGTGCGCACACACGCGAAGTCCTGAGCGAGATCGGCTACTCGAAAGAAGCGATCGAAAAGCTGATCCGCTCCGGGGCTGCCGCCTCGATCGGCTAG
- a CDS encoding phytanoyl-CoA dioxygenase family protein has translation MDEKQIVSPTLVENFRRDGFVVVPKLLNEDELAKFGAAVDRAVRDRGRKDHRKLEEKSPYEQSFTQCINLWEDHPDVLPLTFHPKISQAAATLIGVSALRLWHDQALYKDSGGRYTEAHQDQPYWPMDETQTLTAWVPFDGSTQETGCMGYIPGSHRAGLRKFVNIFTADEKVKILEDPSISGIPPVYVEVPRGSVAFHHGLTVHLAKPNRSNRARRVHTMIYFRDGATRTKPYVHPSVDRPGIEVGQVIQSDLTPIVWPRAAGDFPKPPRMPLTPVLERLNIHGALPEIK, from the coding sequence GTGGACGAGAAACAGATTGTTAGTCCGACCTTGGTCGAGAACTTCCGCCGCGACGGATTCGTGGTCGTGCCGAAGCTGCTTAATGAAGACGAGTTGGCGAAATTTGGCGCGGCGGTTGATCGCGCGGTCCGCGATCGCGGCCGCAAAGATCATCGCAAGCTGGAAGAGAAGTCCCCCTACGAACAGTCCTTCACCCAGTGCATCAATCTCTGGGAAGACCACCCCGACGTGTTGCCGTTGACCTTTCATCCGAAGATTTCTCAAGCCGCCGCGACGCTGATCGGTGTTTCGGCGTTGCGTCTGTGGCACGACCAGGCGTTGTACAAGGATTCGGGCGGGCGCTATACGGAGGCGCATCAGGATCAACCGTATTGGCCCATGGACGAGACCCAAACGCTAACCGCGTGGGTGCCGTTCGATGGCTCCACGCAGGAGACCGGCTGCATGGGTTACATACCCGGGTCGCATCGGGCGGGGCTGCGCAAATTCGTGAACATTTTCACTGCCGACGAAAAAGTGAAGATTCTTGAGGACCCCAGCATCTCCGGAATTCCCCCGGTTTACGTCGAGGTTCCGCGCGGCTCGGTGGCGTTTCATCACGGACTCACTGTCCACCTGGCAAAACCCAACCGAAGCAATCGCGCACGTCGGGTGCATACCATGATTTACTTCCGCGACGGCGCGACCCGCACCAAGCCCTACGTGCATCCGAGCGTGGATCGCCCTGGAATCGAGGTGGGTCAAGTGATCCAGAGCGATCTTACACCGATCGTGTGGCCCCGCGCGGCCGGTGATTTCCCAAAGCCTCCACGCATGCCGCTGACCCCCGTCCTGGAGCGGTTGAACATTCACGGTGCCCTCCCGGAGATTAAGTAG
- a CDS encoding MFS transporter, whose amino-acid sequence MTDRDRGGWIIVGAICVTMFFIWGAINSSAVFFVPVLKHFGWTRAKFSVAMSIGWVTGGATGPLIGWLADRVNPKRMIVVGATITGVLYILLSRATTFGEFLAINGLFGICVGASTTIPCSILIASWFERQRGLAIGIAFAAAPIGGAGMTPLANYIITVAGWRAGYFALALPILVVVVPLVVLLVRPANSRDDGASAATADAPEPAPIQVSGFELGQARKTRSFWLICAVQILVGSTLGMGPHYVAYLTGLGYSAAFAATVVSMFLVMTTLGALLGGPFSDRVGARIAMTGTCILGALGAAGLMGASHALGLMVTILAGGFALGAYGVQMPLVIIESLGVKRFGSLMGVTGVFYTMGAFISPIVAGRIFDVRGSYEIAIASFVVMFIASAVALLGCRTLAGEEAQFTASASVAA is encoded by the coding sequence ATGACCGATCGAGATCGGGGGGGATGGATTATCGTGGGCGCGATCTGCGTCACGATGTTTTTTATCTGGGGTGCGATTAACAGTTCCGCGGTTTTCTTCGTGCCGGTGCTGAAGCATTTCGGATGGACGAGGGCGAAGTTCTCCGTTGCAATGTCGATCGGTTGGGTCACCGGTGGTGCGACTGGCCCGCTCATCGGATGGCTGGCCGACCGCGTCAACCCGAAGAGGATGATAGTCGTCGGTGCGACCATCACAGGGGTTCTTTATATCCTCCTGAGCCGTGCCACGACCTTCGGGGAGTTTCTCGCCATCAATGGACTCTTCGGCATATGCGTCGGCGCGTCGACGACTATCCCATGTTCGATCCTCATCGCGAGCTGGTTTGAGCGCCAGCGCGGACTGGCTATCGGAATCGCTTTCGCAGCCGCGCCGATCGGCGGCGCCGGGATGACACCGCTGGCTAACTACATCATCACGGTGGCAGGATGGCGCGCCGGCTACTTCGCGCTCGCGCTGCCGATTCTGGTGGTTGTGGTGCCGCTAGTTGTTCTGCTCGTTCGACCTGCAAATTCGCGCGACGATGGTGCGTCTGCTGCAACCGCCGATGCTCCGGAGCCAGCTCCCATCCAGGTCTCCGGCTTCGAGCTTGGGCAAGCACGGAAAACACGTTCGTTTTGGCTGATCTGCGCCGTGCAAATACTGGTCGGAAGTACCCTGGGCATGGGTCCTCACTATGTGGCTTATTTGACCGGACTGGGTTACAGCGCGGCTTTTGCCGCAACCGTAGTGAGCATGTTTCTCGTCATGACTACGCTAGGCGCTTTACTCGGTGGTCCCTTTTCCGATCGGGTCGGCGCGCGCATCGCAATGACCGGGACCTGCATTCTCGGTGCCCTGGGCGCTGCTGGATTGATGGGCGCATCTCACGCGCTCGGCTTGATGGTGACGATCCTCGCTGGTGGATTCGCGCTCGGTGCGTACGGCGTGCAAATGCCGCTGGTCATAATCGAGTCGCTCGGCGTAAAGCGCTTCGGCTCGCTGATGGGGGTCACGGGTGTCTTCTATACGATGGGTGCCTTCATTAGTCCGATCGTTGCCGGCCGTATCTTCGATGTCAGAGGCAGCTACGAGATCGCGATCGCTTCTTTTGTAGTGATGTTTATCGCGAGTGCGGTCGCACTACTCGGCTGCCGAACGCTTGCCGGCGAAGAAGCCCAGTTCACGGCCTCCGCATCTGTCGCCGCCTGA
- a CDS encoding peroxiredoxin encodes MLEAGKSFPHFSLPNQDGKTVKLDDYAGKWLVVYFYPKDDTPGCTIQGKSFTASKAEFDAAGISVLGVSQDDVASHKNFCNKFSFTIDLLADAKRELIGACGIGQAEWNGMKFWERTSFVIDPQGTVRKVYAKVKPQGHERVLLDDIKQLKSA; translated from the coding sequence ATGCTTGAAGCCGGAAAATCGTTCCCGCATTTTTCCCTCCCGAATCAGGACGGCAAGACCGTCAAGCTCGACGACTACGCGGGCAAGTGGCTGGTCGTTTACTTCTATCCCAAAGACGATACTCCCGGATGCACCATCCAGGGCAAATCATTCACGGCCTCCAAGGCGGAGTTCGATGCGGCCGGAATCAGCGTGCTGGGCGTTAGCCAGGACGATGTCGCATCGCACAAGAATTTCTGCAACAAATTCAGCTTCACGATCGATCTGCTAGCCGACGCCAAGCGAGAACTCATCGGCGCTTGTGGAATCGGGCAGGCCGAATGGAACGGTATGAAGTTCTGGGAGCGCACCAGCTTCGTGATCGATCCCCAGGGCACCGTGCGCAAGGTCTACGCGAAAGTAAAGCCCCAGGGTCACGAGCGAGTCCTGCTCGACGACATCAAGCAGCTTAAGTCGGCCTAG
- a CDS encoding cobalamin-independent methionine synthase II family protein: MGNTYRAEVIGSMLRPGYLKQARQRWETKGIATREFKEVEDRAVDETIALQEQCGVDVVTDGEMRRTHFIAPLTDVISGVKPVAGFTRVWRRPHEKNQPAEQTSIRVQYAVVDKIRRTRSLTNEEFTYARRRARKPLKVTLPSPLMMALRWSPQYSRSAYPDPFDLFRDAAAIVHQEAHELAALGCEYIQIDAPELGMLCDPERRKQDFADQGMNPDRLLSEGMDIVNSIANVPGVSFALHVCRGNNRGYYVGEGGYDPVAKELFTRARNFERFLLEYDDWRSGSFEALREVPKDRSVVLGLISTKRAELEPIDEIARRIDEAARYFPREQLGLSTQCGFGTVWEGNPIPESTQEAKLRLVAEIAHRTWR; this comes from the coding sequence ATGGGGAATACCTACCGCGCGGAAGTAATCGGCTCGATGCTGCGGCCCGGCTATCTCAAGCAGGCACGCCAGCGATGGGAAACGAAGGGCATCGCTACCCGCGAGTTCAAGGAGGTCGAGGACCGCGCAGTCGACGAGACCATCGCCCTGCAAGAACAGTGCGGCGTCGACGTGGTCACCGACGGAGAGATGCGCCGCACCCATTTCATCGCCCCTCTTACCGACGTCATCTCGGGCGTCAAACCTGTCGCGGGCTTTACCCGCGTATGGCGGCGCCCCCACGAAAAGAACCAACCGGCCGAACAAACCAGTATCCGGGTTCAGTACGCGGTGGTGGACAAGATCCGGCGCACCCGCTCGCTGACCAACGAGGAGTTCACCTACGCACGACGCCGGGCTCGCAAGCCGCTCAAGGTTACGCTGCCGAGCCCGCTGATGATGGCGCTCAGATGGTCACCGCAATACTCGCGCAGCGCATATCCGGATCCGTTTGATTTATTTCGCGACGCCGCCGCGATTGTGCATCAGGAGGCGCACGAGCTGGCGGCGTTGGGATGCGAATATATTCAAATCGATGCGCCCGAACTCGGGATGCTCTGTGATCCGGAACGGCGCAAGCAGGACTTCGCCGACCAGGGAATGAATCCCGACCGGCTGCTCAGCGAGGGAATGGATATCGTAAACTCGATCGCCAACGTTCCGGGCGTTTCTTTTGCACTCCACGTCTGCCGTGGCAACAACCGGGGCTACTACGTCGGCGAAGGCGGCTACGATCCGGTAGCAAAGGAGCTCTTCACACGGGCGCGCAACTTCGAGCGGTTTCTGCTCGAATATGACGATTGGCGTTCGGGATCATTCGAAGCGTTGCGCGAGGTGCCGAAGGACAGATCGGTGGTGCTGGGCCTTATCTCGACCAAGCGCGCCGAGCTCGAGCCGATCGACGAGATCGCCAGACGAATTGACGAAGCGGCGCGCTACTTTCCGCGCGAGCAGCTCGGGCTGTCGACCCAATGCGGCTTCGGGACCGTATGGGAAGGCAATCCGATTCCGGAGTCCACCCAGGAGGCCAAGCTGCGGCTGGTTGCGGAAATAGCACATCGCACGTGGAGATAG
- the glgB gene encoding 1,4-alpha-glucan branching protein GlgB codes for MALSGEVATWAVDRANLDRLLALQHPDPHSILGAHPAHDLVIVRAYRPDAVRVYLLYDEARVEMGQLDHGIFEAIVPDRREVFPYRLEIHRDDGAVTILHDPYSFLPTLGDLDLHLWSEQKHNRAWDRLGARPTHMSEIAGIAFAVWAPNAVSVSVVGSFNRWDGRIHLMRVLGGSGIWELFVPDLEPGALYKFEIRTREGNLLLKSDPFARQMEAPPATASVVYHSDYQFRDEAWMTARGSRDPVKSPVSIYEVHPGSWRRVPEEGNRSLTYRELAVQLGDYVQEMGFTHVEFLPLMEHPFTGSWGYQVSGYFAPTSRYGRPDDLRFMIDEFHRRGIGVILDWVPAHFPKDEFSLGRFDGTALYEHEDPRLGDHPEWGTYIFNYGRNEVRSFLIASALYWLGEFHADGLRVDAVASMIYRDYARRAGEWIPNAYGGRENLEAIAFLRALNEQVYAQNPGIMMVAEESTAWPGVSRPTFMGGLGFGLKWDMGWMHDVLEYFALDPIYRRWHHRNLSFGMLYAWSENFVLPLSHDEVVHGKRALLAKMPGTMDQQFANLRALYGYMWARPGKKHLFMGSELGQWREWDHDSSLDWDLLEYESHRGLRALVGDLNRLYREQPALWEADVEPPGFEWLDADAADDNMIAFLRIAPASGRTIVCVCNFSPVLRRGFRVGVPRPGWYREILNTDAAAYGGGNRGNLGGIESQPVPHRRFRHSIAIELPPLSVLWFVAPDSR; via the coding sequence ATGGCACTCAGCGGAGAAGTTGCAACCTGGGCGGTCGATCGGGCTAACCTCGATCGCCTGCTCGCCCTCCAGCATCCGGATCCGCATTCCATTCTCGGTGCGCATCCTGCGCATGACCTCGTCATCGTCCGTGCTTATCGTCCCGATGCGGTTCGGGTCTACTTGCTCTACGACGAAGCGCGAGTCGAGATGGGGCAGCTCGACCATGGCATCTTCGAAGCCATCGTGCCCGATCGCCGCGAAGTATTTCCATACCGCTTGGAGATTCATCGCGATGACGGCGCCGTGACTATCCTCCACGATCCATATTCGTTTCTACCGACCCTCGGCGATCTCGATCTGCATCTCTGGAGCGAGCAAAAACACAATCGCGCCTGGGACCGCCTGGGTGCGCGTCCGACCCACATGAGCGAGATTGCCGGAATTGCGTTTGCAGTATGGGCGCCGAATGCAGTCAGCGTCAGCGTGGTCGGGAGCTTCAATCGTTGGGACGGACGGATTCACCTGATGCGGGTGCTTGGCGGTTCCGGAATATGGGAGCTCTTTGTTCCCGATTTGGAGCCCGGCGCGTTGTACAAATTTGAAATTCGCACGCGCGAGGGAAATCTACTGCTCAAGAGTGATCCCTTTGCGAGGCAGATGGAGGCCCCGCCAGCCACCGCTTCGGTCGTGTACCACTCGGACTATCAGTTTCGCGACGAAGCGTGGATGACGGCGCGCGGCAGTCGCGACCCGGTCAAGTCCCCGGTATCGATTTACGAGGTGCATCCAGGCTCGTGGCGCCGCGTACCAGAAGAAGGGAACCGCAGCCTCACGTATCGCGAGCTGGCGGTGCAGCTTGGAGATTATGTGCAGGAGATGGGTTTCACGCACGTGGAGTTTCTCCCGTTGATGGAGCACCCGTTCACCGGCTCGTGGGGCTACCAGGTCAGTGGCTACTTCGCTCCAACCTCGCGCTATGGCCGTCCCGACGATCTGCGCTTCATGATCGACGAGTTCCACCGACGGGGAATCGGCGTGATTCTCGACTGGGTGCCGGCGCATTTCCCCAAGGACGAATTCAGCCTGGGGCGTTTCGACGGGACCGCGCTCTACGAGCACGAGGATCCCCGGCTCGGAGACCATCCCGAGTGGGGCACCTACATCTTCAACTACGGCCGCAACGAAGTGCGCAGTTTTCTGATTGCCAGCGCGCTCTACTGGTTGGGGGAGTTCCATGCCGACGGACTCCGGGTCGATGCGGTCGCGTCTATGATCTATCGTGACTACGCACGCCGGGCCGGCGAATGGATCCCCAACGCTTATGGTGGCCGCGAGAACCTGGAAGCGATCGCTTTTCTGCGCGCGCTGAACGAGCAGGTCTACGCACAGAACCCGGGCATCATGATGGTCGCCGAGGAGTCTACCGCATGGCCGGGAGTCAGCCGGCCCACCTTCATGGGCGGCCTGGGCTTCGGACTGAAGTGGGACATGGGCTGGATGCACGATGTGCTTGAGTATTTTGCACTCGATCCAATCTATCGCCGCTGGCACCATCGCAACCTGAGTTTCGGAATGCTGTATGCCTGGAGCGAGAATTTTGTGTTGCCGCTTTCCCACGACGAAGTCGTGCACGGTAAGCGCGCGTTGCTGGCAAAGATGCCCGGTACGATGGATCAGCAGTTCGCCAATTTGCGTGCGCTCTATGGCTACATGTGGGCGCGCCCCGGCAAGAAACATCTCTTCATGGGTAGCGAACTCGGGCAATGGCGCGAATGGGATCACGACTCCAGCCTCGATTGGGATCTACTGGAGTACGAGTCCCATCGCGGGCTTCGCGCGCTGGTTGGCGACCTGAACCGCCTCTATCGTGAACAACCGGCGCTGTGGGAAGCCGACGTGGAGCCACCCGGGTTCGAATGGCTCGATGCGGACGCCGCCGACGACAATATGATCGCCTTTCTGCGGATCGCGCCCGCCAGCGGTCGCACCATAGTCTGCGTCTGCAATTTCTCGCCGGTTTTGCGGAGAGGTTTTCGAGTAGGTGTGCCGCGGCCCGGATGGTACCGCGAAATCCTGAACACTGATGCCGCCGCTTACGGCGGCGGCAATCGCGGAAACCTGGGCGGGATAGAGTCGCAGCCCGTTCCCCATCGTCGCTTCCGTCATTCCATCGCGATCGAGCTCCCTCCGCTTAGCGTGCTATGGTTCGTGGCGCCCGACTCTCGTTAG